In a genomic window of Quercus lobata isolate SW786 chromosome 4, ValleyOak3.0 Primary Assembly, whole genome shotgun sequence:
- the LOC115983274 gene encoding uncharacterized protein LOC115983274 produces MQLILSCLVKVTLIIFTCCMDVKISSCIFKCLEKVYIEDGPMKLMLKEIGYLLWCLNFGNGSTNYLLKRLNEFLGHAEVEVRSLASFFSSMLVAVVGNHVMLVCVVLSSLM; encoded by the exons ATGCAGCTAATACTGTCTTGCCTGGTAAAAGTTACACTAATTATTTTCACATGCTGTATGGATGTGAAGATATCAAGCTGCATATTCAAATGCCTTGAGAAGGTGTATATAGAGGATGGACCAATGAAGCTAATGTTGAAAGAGATAGGCTACCTGTTATG GTGTTTGAATTTTGGCAATGGAAGCACTAACTACTTGCTGAAG AGATTAAATGAATTCCTTGGTCATGCTGAAGTTGAAGTGAGGTCTCTGGCTTCATTTTTCTCTAGCATG CTAGTAGCAGTTGTTGGTAACCATGTTATGCTAGTATGTGTTGTTTTGTCCAGCTTGATGTAA